One genomic window of Numida meleagris isolate 19003 breed g44 Domestic line chromosome 1, NumMel1.0, whole genome shotgun sequence includes the following:
- the AAMDC gene encoding mth938 domain-containing protein — protein sequence MSSPEISSLSWGQMKVKGCSTTYKDCKVWPGGSRTWDWRETGTNHSPGVQPADLEEVVQKGVKTLVIGRGMSEALQVPLSTVDYLKKKGIDVLVLQTEKAVEEYNALAAQGVKVGGVFHSTC from the exons ATGTCTTCCCCTgaaatttcttccctttcctgggggCAGATGAAGGTGAAAGGCTGCTCTACAACATACAAGGACTGCAAAGTGTGGCCGGGAGGAAGTCGGACCTGGGATTGGAGAGAAACTGGGACTAAT CATTCTCCAGGAGTGCAGCCAGCTGACCTTGAAGAAGTTGTCCAGAAGGGTGTTAAAACTCTAGTGATCGGCCGTGGCATGAGCGAGGCTCTGCAG GTTCCTCTGTCTACTGTGGACTATCTTAAGAAAAAGGGGATTGATGTGTTGGTGCTGCAGACAGAGAAGGCGGTGGAAGAGTACAATGCCCTGGCTGCTCAGGGGGTCAAAGTGGGGGGAGTCTTCCACTCAACGTGCTGA